One part of the Chryseobacterium sp. 7 genome encodes these proteins:
- the yiaA gene encoding inner membrane protein YiaA: MKKQKVSNAFIAASWVALGAGMIGFIVGLARAEMLLNEKGYYFTILLYGLFAVVSLQKAVRDRLENIQVTDIYYGICWFATLSSIVLLAIGLWNATILPSEKGFYAFAFLLALFGAIAVQKNTRDNMIQE, encoded by the coding sequence ATGAAAAAACAAAAAGTATCGAATGCATTCATAGCTGCATCATGGGTAGCATTGGGAGCTGGAATGATCGGTTTCATCGTGGGTCTTGCAAGAGCAGAAATGCTGCTGAATGAAAAAGGATATTATTTCACTATTCTTCTTTACGGTTTATTTGCCGTTGTTTCTCTACAGAAAGCAGTACGAGACAGGTTAGAGAACATTCAGGTAACAGATATTTATTACGGGATCTGCTGGTTTGCTACATTATCATCTATTGTATTACTGGCTATCGGACTTTGGAATGCAACTATTCTTCCAAGTGAAAAAGGTTTTTATGCTTTTGCATTTTTACTCGCTCTCTTTGGAGCCATTGCTGTTCAGAAAAATACCCGGGACAATATGATTCAGGAATAA
- a CDS encoding alpha/beta hydrolase — protein sequence MKTIFFSFLFFGSLISAQNSLSFQAQLPSINLWTKIPDGPGPGGENIVSAKGSVTHVSIPKLIIHQPENPNGIAVLVISGGGYAHIESGSEGYPASEWLKSLGITAFELQYRLPEEGWATRSVPFQDAQRALRIIRKAAGKYKIDPNKIGVLGFSAGGHLAGYISSTFNTAYYKPQDDIDLISAQPNFTAMIYPVVSMLPPNNTTHSFKSLLGKDSDEKDQAKLSVEKQVNAQTPVTFLAQSEDDPISPVENSILMYQALKDHKIPAELHLFQSGGHGWGMGKKGTNTGEWTDLFLKWLKVNGIYNSDQ from the coding sequence ATGAAAACTATTTTTTTCTCTTTTTTATTTTTTGGAAGCTTGATTTCAGCTCAAAACAGTCTTTCCTTTCAAGCTCAATTACCTTCCATTAATCTTTGGACGAAAATTCCAGATGGTCCCGGACCTGGAGGTGAAAACATTGTTTCTGCCAAAGGTTCAGTCACCCATGTCAGTATACCCAAACTTATTATTCATCAGCCGGAAAATCCCAACGGAATTGCTGTTTTAGTCATTAGCGGCGGAGGGTATGCTCATATTGAATCCGGGTCAGAAGGATATCCTGCCAGCGAATGGCTGAAATCTTTGGGAATTACAGCTTTTGAACTTCAATACAGACTGCCGGAAGAAGGCTGGGCAACAAGATCAGTTCCTTTTCAGGATGCTCAGCGTGCTCTACGGATTATCAGGAAGGCTGCCGGAAAATACAAAATAGATCCTAATAAAATAGGGGTACTCGGATTTTCTGCTGGCGGACATCTTGCGGGATATATTTCATCAACTTTTAATACAGCTTATTATAAACCTCAGGATGATATTGATTTGATTTCTGCCCAACCTAATTTTACAGCAATGATCTATCCGGTAGTGTCTATGCTGCCTCCCAATAATACGACTCATTCATTTAAATCTTTATTAGGAAAGGATTCTGATGAGAAGGATCAGGCTAAGTTATCTGTTGAAAAGCAGGTGAATGCCCAGACTCCGGTTACTTTTCTGGCTCAGTCTGAAGACGACCCTATTTCTCCTGTAGAAAATAGTATTCTGATGTATCAGGCATTGAAAGATCATAAAATTCCTGCCGAGCTGCATTTGTTTCAATCAGGTGGTCATGGTTGGGGAATGGGTAAAAAAGGAACTAATACCGGAGAGTGGACAGATCTGTTTTTAAAATGGTTAAAAGTGAATGGAATTTATAATAGCGATCAGTAA
- a CDS encoding FUSC family protein yields MNYSAELKKFVTSQYVYSAIRITLATVLPCLALAHFGILKEYFLFPLGTSFVALTDQPGPFIRRRNALTFAICCFVFVALIASLVMNFKVLVLAEIIVFGMFFSLIGVYGQRLAAVGSLSLVVLAIFIDGHLTGSNIFKSLLIFACGCIWFLLIFLIVTTIRPYKLASQMIGENYLQLAEFLKIKASYYQKNPDFNKLTTQVIAKQIEIKNLQEDTRETVFKTRTIVNESTTTSRLLMLMFLNSMDLHEKLMTSESDYQKLQQSFEDSMILVNIHDYLNLLAEEITNIGIALQSGTRAKPMANLDVELKNLNYNYFELRNKQLSSDNLENFMILRQILMRIYEITKEINEIYKVFSQNIKLAKSLSTGLDLRKFMPNEPKLNAKVLRNNISLTSSHFRHAIRITTALLLGYVFSMFDFLGLGHTYWILITITAILKPAYSITKQRNLLRLYGTIAGASIAYGILYFIHINGILFAILLVSMIMCFSFLKGRYFWAVLFMTIYVFLSFNFLNPGKVNIIFKDRIFDTAIAGIIAFAVSYIVLPVWEHTQNLDLMKKSAADNLIYFQSVISKFLQGNFDLEDYKVKRKNAIISLANLSDNFQRMISDPKNQQKKLEVVHQFVATSHLITAYTASLSQYSKSNEQYPEIDAESWSRKIEAEMQQTSTLLNGNGINETLKMESRLEPEDSSIEDMLLKRKTEIEENDIVDRRDPDKISHLTELKNIHDILELIYDVAKEQRKVIEKYKNETDPTPPQS; encoded by the coding sequence ATGAACTATTCGGCGGAACTAAAAAAATTTGTAACCAGTCAGTATGTATATTCTGCCATCAGAATTACATTAGCTACTGTTCTGCCTTGTTTAGCCCTCGCCCACTTTGGAATTCTGAAAGAATATTTCCTTTTTCCATTGGGAACCAGCTTTGTAGCCCTTACAGATCAGCCTGGTCCTTTTATCAGAAGAAGAAATGCCCTTACTTTTGCCATCTGCTGTTTTGTTTTTGTAGCGCTCATTGCAAGCCTTGTCATGAATTTCAAAGTATTGGTTCTGGCAGAGATTATTGTCTTTGGAATGTTTTTCTCCCTCATTGGTGTTTATGGTCAGAGATTAGCAGCAGTAGGCTCATTATCGCTTGTTGTGCTCGCCATCTTTATTGACGGTCACCTTACGGGAAGCAATATATTTAAAAGTTTACTGATTTTTGCTTGTGGCTGTATATGGTTTCTGCTGATATTTCTTATTGTAACCACCATTCGTCCTTATAAACTGGCAAGTCAGATGATTGGAGAAAATTATCTTCAGTTGGCTGAATTTCTAAAGATCAAAGCCAGTTATTATCAAAAAAATCCGGACTTTAATAAGCTGACCACTCAGGTTATTGCGAAACAGATTGAAATAAAAAACCTTCAGGAAGATACCAGAGAAACGGTTTTTAAGACAAGAACCATCGTTAATGAATCTACAACAACCAGCCGCTTATTGATGCTGATGTTTTTGAATTCCATGGACCTTCATGAAAAGCTGATGACCTCCGAAAGTGATTATCAAAAATTGCAGCAAAGCTTTGAAGACAGCATGATCCTGGTGAATATTCATGATTATCTGAACCTTTTGGCGGAAGAGATCACCAATATCGGAATTGCCCTTCAAAGCGGAACCAGAGCAAAACCTATGGCCAATCTGGATGTGGAATTAAAGAACTTAAATTACAATTATTTCGAGCTCAGAAATAAACAGCTTTCTTCTGATAACCTGGAAAATTTCATGATTTTACGTCAGATTCTGATGCGTATCTATGAAATTACCAAAGAAATCAACGAAATCTATAAAGTATTTTCCCAAAATATAAAACTGGCGAAGAGTTTATCCACAGGATTAGACCTTAGAAAGTTTATGCCGAATGAACCTAAACTGAATGCCAAGGTTCTGAGAAATAATATTTCATTAACCTCCTCTCATTTTCGCCATGCCATAAGAATTACAACCGCTTTGCTTTTGGGGTACGTTTTTTCTATGTTTGATTTTCTGGGACTGGGACACACGTATTGGATATTAATTACCATTACAGCCATTTTAAAACCTGCCTACTCTATCACAAAACAGAGAAACCTTCTTCGTCTCTACGGAACTATTGCAGGGGCAAGTATTGCTTATGGTATTCTGTATTTTATACACATTAACGGGATTTTATTCGCTATTTTGCTGGTCAGTATGATTATGTGTTTCAGTTTTCTGAAAGGACGGTATTTCTGGGCAGTATTATTTATGACGATCTATGTTTTCCTGAGTTTTAATTTTTTAAATCCAGGGAAAGTCAATATCATTTTTAAAGACAGAATCTTTGACACCGCTATTGCAGGAATTATTGCTTTTGCCGTATCTTATATTGTACTGCCTGTTTGGGAACACACTCAAAATCTGGATCTGATGAAAAAGTCTGCTGCAGACAACCTCATCTACTTTCAGAGTGTAATTTCTAAATTTCTTCAGGGAAATTTTGACCTTGAAGATTATAAAGTAAAACGAAAAAATGCAATCATTTCTTTAGCCAACCTTTCGGATAATTTCCAGAGAATGATTTCTGATCCTAAAAACCAACAGAAAAAACTGGAAGTTGTACACCAGTTTGTGGCAACCTCACATCTTATTACGGCATATACCGCATCTTTATCTCAATATTCAAAAAGTAATGAGCAGTATCCTGAGATAGATGCTGAAAGCTGGAGCAGAAAAATTGAGGCAGAAATGCAGCAGACCTCTACCCTTCTCAACGGAAATGGCATCAATGAAACCTTGAAAATGGAAAGCCGTCTTGAGCCGGAAGATTCTTCCATTGAAGATATGCTTCTGAAAAGAAAAACCGAAATTGAGGAAAACGACATCGTAGACAGGAGAGATCCTGATAAAATATCCCACTTAACGGAGCTTAAAAACATCCATGATATTCTGGAACTTATCTATGATGTAGCTAAAGAACAACGAAAAGTGATCGAAAAATACAAAAACGAAACAGATCCTACTCCTCCACAATCGTAA
- a CDS encoding 4'-phosphopantetheinyl transferase family protein, with protein MPLYRDFSDDNATILVWKYDESEELDINQLLEPENAEKVKDYHPKKLLEVLMVRKLLKGLKPDSKILYKEREPFLSPNDAEISITHSFPFAAIAISKNKIGIDVEKFNPKILRVIDKFTYENERGFIPEDRADTFYTIIWSVKESMYKIHHSKYWSLKKNYEVKPFELKHLHKISCRVYDDEFSDEFKARVEFFDDYCFTIVEE; from the coding sequence ATGCCCCTCTACAGAGATTTTTCAGATGATAATGCCACAATTCTGGTTTGGAAGTACGATGAAAGTGAAGAACTTGATATCAACCAACTTCTGGAACCAGAAAATGCTGAAAAGGTAAAAGATTATCATCCTAAAAAATTATTGGAAGTCCTGATGGTTCGTAAGCTCCTGAAGGGATTGAAGCCGGATTCTAAAATTTTATACAAAGAAAGAGAACCTTTTCTTTCTCCCAATGATGCGGAAATTTCTATTACGCATTCTTTTCCCTTTGCTGCTATTGCCATTTCTAAAAATAAAATAGGGATTGACGTAGAAAAGTTCAATCCTAAGATTTTAAGGGTAATTGACAAATTTACTTATGAAAATGAGCGTGGATTTATTCCTGAAGACAGAGCAGATACTTTCTATACAATTATATGGAGCGTAAAGGAAAGTATGTACAAAATTCATCACTCTAAATACTGGTCTTTAAAGAAGAATTATGAAGTAAAGCCTTTTGAGCTTAAGCACCTTCATAAAATAAGCTGTCGTGTATATGACGATGAATTCTCTGATGAATTCAAAGCCAGAGTGGAATTTTTCGATGATTACTGCTTTACGATTGTGGAGGAGTAG
- a CDS encoding DMT family transporter, protein MKDYKLIFAVLTVAMVWGTTFLAIRVAVETIPAWFVAGIRQFLASVIMLAVLLSRNEFKWIGWKSLGYQVIFASLMLVVANGMTTVAEETVSSSLASLISACSPILVFLGSVAIGLQKFSLRALTGVLLCFGGILFIFWDGLKDLANPDYRMGMIFLFCAISGWASGTIFTKKLNIQSGNITLNLFYQFLFAGVVQVILAFLFSENYNFGNWTVKSISAMIYLAVFGSVAAFFAFHYALTKISPVQVSILAYINTIIAIFLGWLIMDEKVTSKFILAAVMIICGVFIINYKPEMFKRQKVE, encoded by the coding sequence TTGAAAGATTATAAACTTATTTTTGCTGTTCTCACTGTTGCCATGGTCTGGGGAACTACTTTTTTGGCCATTCGTGTTGCTGTAGAAACTATTCCTGCATGGTTTGTAGCCGGAATCCGGCAGTTTCTGGCTTCTGTTATTATGCTTGCTGTTCTTCTATCGAGAAATGAATTCAAATGGATTGGCTGGAAAAGTTTAGGATACCAGGTCATTTTTGCTTCCCTAATGTTGGTAGTGGCTAATGGTATGACGACTGTAGCTGAAGAAACAGTTTCCAGCAGTCTGGCTTCACTCATCAGTGCATGCTCCCCTATTCTTGTGTTTCTGGGAAGTGTGGCTATAGGGCTGCAAAAATTTAGTTTGCGGGCACTCACCGGTGTTTTGCTTTGTTTCGGCGGAATTCTTTTTATTTTCTGGGACGGACTTAAAGATCTTGCCAACCCAGACTATAGAATGGGTATGATTTTCCTGTTCTGCGCCATCTCAGGCTGGGCTTCCGGAACTATTTTCACCAAGAAATTAAATATCCAGAGCGGAAATATCACTTTGAATCTGTTCTATCAGTTCCTTTTTGCAGGGGTTGTTCAGGTTATTCTTGCATTCCTGTTCTCGGAAAATTATAACTTCGGAAACTGGACTGTTAAAAGTATTTCAGCGATGATATATCTGGCTGTATTTGGCTCTGTAGCTGCTTTTTTCGCTTTCCATTATGCCCTAACGAAAATTTCTCCGGTTCAGGTTTCTATCCTTGCGTACATCAATACCATTATTGCCATATTTCTAGGCTGGCTAATAATGGATGAGAAAGTGACATCTAAATTCATCCTTGCTGCTGTAATGATTATTTGTGGGGTTTTTATTATCAATTACAAACCGGAGATGTTCAAAAGACAAAAGGTTGAATAA
- the purE gene encoding 5-(carboxyamino)imidazole ribonucleotide mutase, with the protein MVGIIMGSQSDLPIMEQAANFLKSLDIPYELTVVSAHRTPERMFDYAKTAQERGLKVIVAGAGGAAHLPGMVASCTTLPVIGVPILSSNSIDGWDSVLSILQMPGGIPVATVALNGALNAGILAAKILGSGNEEIAAKLQKYQDSLKDKVLGTVDDIKAHHPNHFDQ; encoded by the coding sequence ATGGTAGGAATTATTATGGGCAGTCAGAGTGATCTGCCGATCATGGAACAGGCTGCAAATTTTCTTAAAAGCCTTGATATCCCTTACGAATTAACTGTAGTTTCAGCGCATAGAACACCGGAAAGAATGTTCGATTATGCAAAAACAGCTCAGGAAAGAGGATTGAAGGTAATTGTAGCAGGAGCAGGTGGAGCAGCCCATCTTCCGGGAATGGTGGCAAGCTGTACAACGCTTCCGGTAATTGGAGTTCCTATTTTGTCCAGTAATTCTATAGATGGATGGGATTCTGTTTTATCTATTCTTCAGATGCCTGGTGGAATTCCTGTGGCTACCGTAGCTTTGAACGGAGCCTTGAATGCAGGGATTTTAGCCGCAAAAATTTTAGGAAGCGGGAATGAAGAAATAGCTGCAAAACTTCAGAAATATCAGGATTCCTTAAAGGATAAAGTGTTGGGAACTGTAGATGACATCAAAGCGCATCACCCTAATCATTTCGATCAATAG
- a CDS encoding BspA family leucine-rich repeat surface protein, translating to MILKKVQILIFFLTVIIVNAQDEFITIWKPASTVIPTLTIDAPYQATPQQIWFPGIGDNYDIYWEEIGYPQHNGSLTNVTSTKQVLIDFGTSLSDGTDARYRVKVTNGSGAFRQIKFGNPQLFAAPEQIIPIWQVNGSADKLLEIEQWGNISWASMNSAFSLCRLMGLTATDTPKLNNVEDASFMFYGTTTFTGASSMQNWDTSKIRNFSFMFSLLFDVTPATLTDQFNPPYFDTWNMSSATNLSYMFGNRTHFNQTLNSWDVSKVTDMSWMFGQCASFNQRLDNWDTSNLEDMHFMFHMIPVFNQQLNWNTSKVINMAHIFHGCSAFNQPLNWDMTKAKKIDQILNGASSFNQPLGNWNLASVVDGNGAITLSGLNCENYSKTLQGWADNPNTANNISLGSVTGLKYASNASDKRDILINKGWFINGDTVGNCLLSSSDLKLNKKLSLYPNPAVDNIHIEGLNDIKSYKIYDAAGRLVKEGNPNNDVINVSSLPKGNYILQLILKDTILSSKFIKK from the coding sequence ATGATTTTAAAAAAGGTCCAAATTCTTATTTTTTTTCTGACAGTAATCATTGTGAATGCTCAGGATGAGTTTATCACTATCTGGAAGCCCGCATCTACTGTAATTCCCACATTAACCATAGATGCTCCGTATCAGGCTACCCCTCAGCAAATATGGTTTCCCGGAATTGGTGATAATTATGACATATATTGGGAAGAAATAGGCTATCCACAGCACAATGGCTCCCTTACCAATGTTACTTCCACGAAGCAGGTTCTCATAGATTTTGGAACATCCCTTTCAGATGGAACTGATGCCAGATACAGAGTAAAAGTTACTAACGGAAGCGGTGCTTTCAGACAGATAAAATTTGGAAATCCTCAGCTATTCGCAGCGCCTGAACAGATTATTCCTATCTGGCAGGTCAACGGAAGTGCAGATAAATTATTAGAAATAGAGCAATGGGGCAATATTTCATGGGCTTCAATGAACAGTGCCTTCAGCCTATGCAGATTGATGGGGCTTACGGCAACAGATACTCCGAAACTTAATAATGTGGAGGATGCTTCTTTCATGTTCTACGGTACAACCACCTTTACGGGTGCCAGCTCTATGCAAAACTGGGATACTTCGAAAATCAGGAATTTCAGTTTTATGTTTTCGCTTTTATTTGATGTTACACCAGCTACACTGACGGATCAGTTTAATCCACCTTATTTCGATACCTGGAATATGTCATCAGCTACGAACCTCAGCTATATGTTTGGAAACAGAACTCATTTTAACCAGACTCTCAACAGCTGGGATGTTTCAAAGGTAACAGATATGAGCTGGATGTTTGGCCAGTGCGCAAGCTTTAATCAGCGTCTGGACAACTGGGATACTTCGAACCTTGAAGACATGCACTTTATGTTTCATATGATCCCTGTTTTCAATCAGCAGCTCAACTGGAATACGTCTAAGGTTATAAATATGGCTCATATTTTTCATGGCTGTTCTGCCTTTAACCAACCTTTAAACTGGGATATGACTAAAGCAAAGAAAATAGATCAAATCCTTAATGGTGCTTCAAGTTTTAATCAACCTTTAGGAAATTGGAACTTAGCTTCTGTTGTTGATGGTAATGGTGCAATAACTTTATCAGGTCTTAATTGCGAAAATTATAGCAAAACACTTCAGGGATGGGCAGACAACCCCAATACAGCCAACAACATTTCATTAGGTTCTGTAACAGGATTAAAATATGCTTCAAACGCATCAGATAAAAGAGATATTCTGATCAATAAAGGCTGGTTCATCAATGGGGATACAGTAGGAAACTGCTTGTTGTCTTCATCAGATTTAAAGCTGAATAAAAAACTTTCGCTCTACCCAAATCCAGCTGTGGATAATATTCACATTGAAGGATTAAATGATATTAAAAGTTATAAAATTTATGATGCAGCGGGAAGACTTGTAAAGGAAGGAAATCCTAATAACGATGTGATTAACGTAAGCTCTTTACCCAAAGGAAATTACATTTTACAACTGATTTTGAAAGATACTATCTTATCTTCAAAATTCATTAAGAAATAA
- the ahcY gene encoding adenosylhomocysteinase, with the protein MSTTTQYVPYKVKDISLAEWGRKEITLAEAEMPGLMSIREEYGPSQPLKGARIAGCLHMTIQTAVLIETLVALGAEVTWSSCNIFSTQDHAAAAIAAAGIPVYAWKGLNEEEFDWCIEQTLFFGEDRKPLNMILDDGGDLTNMVFDKYPEFTKDIKGLSEETTTGVHRLYERMKNGTLVMPAINVNDSVTKSKFDNKYGCKESAVDAVRRATDVMLAGKRVVVCGYGDVGKGTAASFRGAGSIVTVTEIDPICALQAAMDGYEVKRLDTVVDNADIIITTTGNFNIVRGEHFLKMKDKAIVCNIGHFDNEIDMAWLNKNYGQTKSEVKPQVDIYTIEGKEVIILAEGRLVNLGCATGHPSFVMSNSFSNQTLAQIELWNNSAAYKNEVYMLPKHLDEKVAALHLKKLSVELETLSHEQAEYIGVDVKGPFKPEYYRY; encoded by the coding sequence ATGAGTACTACAACACAATACGTTCCTTATAAAGTTAAGGATATCTCCCTTGCAGAATGGGGTAGAAAAGAAATTACTCTTGCAGAGGCAGAAATGCCAGGTTTGATGTCTATCCGTGAAGAGTACGGACCGTCTCAGCCACTGAAAGGAGCAAGAATCGCCGGATGTCTTCACATGACGATCCAAACGGCTGTGCTTATCGAGACATTGGTAGCTTTAGGAGCTGAAGTTACCTGGTCATCTTGTAATATTTTCTCTACACAAGACCACGCTGCTGCGGCTATTGCTGCTGCGGGAATTCCGGTTTATGCTTGGAAAGGTTTAAATGAAGAGGAATTTGACTGGTGTATTGAGCAGACTTTATTTTTTGGTGAAGACAGAAAGCCACTAAACATGATTTTGGATGATGGTGGAGATTTGACAAACATGGTTTTTGACAAATACCCTGAATTCACAAAAGATATCAAAGGGCTTTCTGAAGAAACTACTACAGGAGTACACAGACTGTACGAAAGAATGAAGAACGGAACTTTAGTAATGCCGGCAATCAACGTAAATGATTCAGTAACTAAGTCTAAGTTCGATAACAAATACGGATGTAAAGAATCTGCTGTAGATGCAGTAAGAAGAGCTACAGACGTAATGTTAGCCGGAAAAAGAGTGGTAGTTTGCGGATACGGAGACGTAGGTAAAGGGACTGCTGCTTCATTCAGAGGAGCTGGTTCTATCGTTACGGTTACGGAAATTGACCCAATCTGTGCACTTCAGGCTGCTATGGACGGTTATGAAGTAAAAAGATTAGATACTGTGGTAGATAATGCTGATATCATCATTACTACAACAGGTAACTTCAATATCGTTAGAGGTGAGCATTTCCTTAAAATGAAAGATAAAGCTATCGTTTGTAACATTGGTCACTTCGATAATGAAATCGATATGGCTTGGTTAAATAAAAACTATGGCCAGACTAAATCTGAAGTGAAGCCTCAGGTTGATATCTATACTATTGAAGGGAAAGAAGTCATCATCCTTGCAGAAGGAAGATTGGTAAACCTTGGATGTGCTACAGGTCACCCAAGTTTTGTAATGTCTAATTCTTTCTCTAACCAGACTTTGGCTCAGATCGAGTTATGGAACAACTCTGCTGCTTACAAAAACGAAGTATATATGCTTCCTAAGCACTTAGATGAGAAAGTAGCTGCTTTACACCTTAAGAAATTAAGCGTAGAGCTTGAAACGCTTTCTCATGAGCAGGCAGAATATATCGGAGTAGATGTAAAAGGGCCATTCAAGCCTGAATACTACAGATACTAA
- a CDS encoding HugZ family protein: MNHTYTEKTAKPIAPKVQELINASKSVILATVDADGFPNPSYAPFVQVDHTFYILVSFMAKHTKNLADGRKTSIMFIEDESATKQIYARERLTLEAAPSQIERDSETWNNVVAQLKEVHGKVVDVISGMGDFILIALQPVKGSYVNGFGSAYFVDANLEIVEHRNDVNHQSK, from the coding sequence ATGAATCATACTTATACAGAAAAGACTGCTAAACCCATTGCTCCTAAAGTACAGGAATTGATTAACGCTTCAAAAAGTGTAATTCTGGCTACTGTGGATGCAGATGGATTTCCTAATCCAAGCTATGCACCTTTCGTGCAGGTAGACCATACGTTTTATATTCTGGTGTCTTTTATGGCAAAACATACTAAAAACCTTGCAGACGGAAGAAAAACATCCATCATGTTCATTGAAGATGAATCAGCAACCAAACAGATCTATGCCCGTGAACGTTTAACGTTAGAAGCTGCACCTTCTCAAATCGAAAGAGATTCTGAGACATGGAATAATGTTGTTGCACAGCTTAAAGAAGTTCACGGAAAAGTTGTGGATGTAATTTCCGGGATGGGAGACTTTATTTTAATTGCATTGCAGCCTGTAAAAGGATCTTATGTGAACGGATTCGGGAGCGCTTATTTTGTAGATGCCAATCTGGAAATTGTAGAGCACAGAAACGATGTGAACCATCAGTCTAAATAG